One genomic segment of Mycolicibacterium psychrotolerans includes these proteins:
- a CDS encoding ATP-dependent 6-phosphofructokinase: MRIGVLTGGGDCPGLNAVIRAVVRTCDVRYGSSVVGFQDGWRGLLEDRRIQLKNDDRNDRLLAKGGTMLGTARVNPDKLRAGLDQIKQTLEDNGIDVLIPIGGEGTLTAAHWLSEENVPVVGVPKTIDNDIDCTDVTFGHDTALHVATDAIDRLHSTAESHQRVMLVEVMGRHAGWIALNAGLASGAHMTLIPEQPFDVEEVCRLVKQRFVRGDSHFICVVAEGAKPAEGSMQLRAGGIDEFGHEKFTGVAQQLAIEVEKRINKEVRVTVLGHVQRGGTPTPYDRVLATRFGVNAADAAHAGEYGMMVSLRGQDIGRVPLADAVRQLKLVPQSRYDDAAEFFG; the protein is encoded by the coding sequence ATGCGCATCGGAGTACTGACCGGCGGTGGTGACTGCCCTGGCCTGAACGCGGTGATCAGAGCGGTGGTGCGCACGTGCGACGTGCGGTACGGCTCGTCGGTGGTCGGTTTCCAGGACGGCTGGCGCGGGCTGCTCGAGGATCGGCGCATCCAGCTCAAGAACGACGACCGCAACGATCGCCTGCTCGCCAAGGGCGGCACCATGCTGGGCACGGCGCGGGTCAACCCCGACAAGCTGCGGGCCGGACTGGACCAGATCAAGCAGACGCTCGAGGACAACGGCATCGACGTGCTCATCCCGATCGGGGGAGAGGGCACGCTGACCGCGGCGCACTGGCTGTCGGAGGAGAACGTGCCCGTGGTCGGGGTGCCGAAGACCATCGACAACGACATCGACTGCACCGACGTCACTTTCGGCCACGACACGGCGCTGCACGTGGCGACCGATGCCATCGACCGGTTGCACAGCACCGCGGAGTCGCATCAGCGGGTGATGCTCGTCGAGGTGATGGGCCGCCACGCCGGCTGGATCGCGCTGAACGCCGGGCTGGCCTCGGGTGCGCACATGACGCTGATCCCCGAGCAGCCGTTCGACGTCGAGGAGGTGTGCCGGCTGGTCAAACAGCGTTTCGTGCGCGGGGATTCGCACTTCATCTGCGTGGTCGCCGAGGGCGCGAAGCCCGCCGAGGGGTCGATGCAGCTGCGCGCCGGCGGCATCGACGAGTTCGGTCACGAGAAGTTCACCGGCGTCGCCCAGCAGCTCGCGATCGAGGTCGAGAAGCGGATCAACAAGGAGGTGCGGGTCACGGTCCTCGGGCATGTGCAGCGCGGCGGCACTCCGACGCCGTACGACCGGGTGCTGGCCACCCGGTTCGGCGTCAACGCCGCCGACGCCGCCCATGCCGGGGAGTACGGGATGATGGTCTCCCTGCGCGGGCAGGACATCGGCCGGGTGCCGCTGGCCGACGCGGTCCGTCAGCTCAAACTGGTGCCCCAGAGCCGCTACGACGACGCCGCGGAATTCTTCGGCTGA